Within Sphingomonas piscis, the genomic segment GTGAATGGCGAGGTGCGCGACATCACTCGTCCGTTCGAGGGCGATTCCGAGCTGGCGTTGATCACGTCCAGAGACGAAAAGGATGCGCTCGACCTGGTCCGCCACGACTATGCCCATGTGCTTGCGGAGGCGGTGCAGAACCTGTTCCCAGGTACACAGATCACTTTCGGCCCGGCGACGGACGACGGCTTCTACTATGACTTCGCCCCCGCCGCCGACCGCGGCCCCTTCACCGACGAGGACCTTCCCGCGATCGAGGAGGAAATGCGGCGGGTGATCGCCCGAGACGAGCCGCTAATCCGCGAGGTTTGGCAGCGCGAGGACGTCCGCGCCTTCTTCGAGCGCACCGGTGAGCGGTTCAAGGCCGAGTGGGTGATGGAACTGCCCGAAGGCGAGCCGATCACCATGTATCGCTCGGGGCAGGCCGAAAACGCCTGGATGGACCTATGCCGCGGTCCGCACCTTGCTTCGACCGGCAAGCTCGACCCGCAGGCGTTCAAGCTGACGCGCGTGTCGGGCGCCTACTGGCGCGGCGATCCCAAGAACCCGATGCTGAGCCGCATTTACGGCACCGCCTGGCTCAACAAGAAGCAGCTCGACGCTCATCTGGTTCGGCTGGAGGAAGCGGCGAAGCGCGACCATCGCCGCTTGGGCCAGGAGATGGACCTGTTCCACCTCCAGGCCGAGGCGCATGGAAGCGTCTTCTGGCACCCCAACGGCTATCTGGTGTGGCGGCAGCTCGAGGCCTACATGCGCCGCGCCATTGACGAGAGCGGATATCAGGAGATCAAGACTCCGCAGCTGATGGACGCGCGGCAGTGGGAGCGGTCCGGTCACTGGGGCAAGTATCGCGAGAATATGTTCGTGGTGCCTGACGAGGTGCCGAACACGGAGGAAGAGGGCCCGGTCATCACCGGCGACGCGCAGATGATGGCGTTGAAGCCGATGAACTGCCCGGCGCACGTCTTGGTCTTCAACCAGGGCATCAAGAGCTATCGCGACCTGCCGCTACGGCTCTACGAAAACGGCAGCTGCCATCGCAACGAACCGCATGGCGCGCTCCACGGCCTGATGCGGGTCCGCCAATTCACGCAGGACGACGCCCACATCTTCTGCCGCGAGGACCAGATCGTCGGCGAGGTTCGGGCGTTCTGCGCGTTGGCAGACCGCGTCTACAAAGATTTCGGATTCACCTACGCCATCAAGCTGGCGCTGCGGCCCGAGAAGCGCTTCGGCTCCGATTCGGACTGGGACAAAGCGGAGTCCGAGCTTCGCAATGCGGTGATCGAGGCAGGGCTTGCGACCGAGGAATATGGCTGGGAAGAACTTCCCGGCGAAGGTGCCTTCTACGCGCCAAAGCTGGAGTGGCACCTGACGGACGCGATCGGCCGCACTTGGCAGGTTGGCACCATCCAGTCCGACCGCGTGCTGCCCGAGCGGCTCGACGCCACCTACATCGGCGAGGACGGGCAGAAGCACCGGCCCGTTATGCTGCACCGGGCCATCTTCGGATCTTATGAGCGGTTCGTCGGCATCCTGATCGAGCATTACGCGGGCAAGTTCCCGCTCTGGCTGGCGCCGGTGCAGTCGGTGGTCGCCACGATCGTGTCCGACGCCGATTCCTACGCACAGGATGTCACGGCCAAGCTCAAGGCGTCGGGCATCCGCGCCGACACCGACCTTCGCAACGAGAAGATCAACTACAAGGTGCGTGAACACAGCCTCGCCAAGGTCCCGCTGCTGCTGGTCGTCGGCAAGCGGGAAGCTGAGGAGGGCACAGTGGCGCTGCGCCGGCTAGGCTCCGAAGAGCGGCAGGTCGTCATGACCGTTGAGGACGTGATCGCCATGATGACCGCGGAAGGAACCGCGCCCGACCTGCGATGAGGGTGCGGGAAGGCACCCCGGAGGACGTATCGAGGGCGCTCGCGATCTGGCGCGACGCAGTCGACGCGACGCACCCATTCCTTTCACCCGACGACCGGGTCGAGATCGATCACATGGTCGAGCATGCTTTCCTTCCTGCCGTTCAATTGTGGATGGCTGAGGATGACACGGGGCGGCCAGTCGGCTTCCTCGTCATGGACCGCGACATGATCGATGCCCTGTTCGTGGATCCCGCAGTCCATGGACGTGGTTACGGCACCCTCCTCCTGAACCATGCGCTGACACTTGCGCCGAATGCGCGAGTGGACGCGAGCGAGCAGGCAACGAACGCGCTTCCGTTCTACCTTGCCCGAGGGTTCCGCATCGTCGGCCGTTCACCGACCGATCCGCAGGGTCGGCCTTACCCGCTCGTGCACCTGGCACGTTGACGCGGCACCGCCACAGAGTCGCGAAAAAGGCACGGAACCTTCTCGCGCACCTTTTCTTCTAACCGACGAACGCTTAATTGACCGCGTTCGAACAACATCAACCGGAGACTGACCTATACCCCCGCCCTATCCGCGCCGGCCGCAAACGCCACCGCAATTTACCGGCCCTCGCTATAATGAGTTCATCCAGTCCCAAAAGGTGCGGGTGATCGACGAAAACGGCGAAAATCTGGGGGTCATGTACACCCGCGAAGCGTTTGAACAGGCGCAGGAAGTCGGGCTTGATCTGGTCGAGATTTCTCCCAATGCCGACCCGCCCGTCGCCAAGTTCCTCGACATCGGCCGCTTCAAATATGAAGCGCAGAAGAAGGCCAACGAGCAGCGCAAAAAGCAGAAGACGCAGGAGATCAAGGAGATCAAGATGCGTCCGAACATCGACGACCACGACTATGACACGAAGATGAAGAAGGTCTTCGAGTTCATTGACGAAGGCGACAAGGTGAAGGTCACCATGCGCTTCCGTGGCCGCGAGATGGCGCATGGCGAGCTTGGCATGGCGGTGCTCCGCCGCGTTGCCGAACAAACCGCCGAGGTCGCCAAGGTCGAAGCGCATCCGCGCATGGAAGGCCGGCAGATGCTGATGGTGCTGTCGCCCAAGTAGGGCGTGGCCGTTGTTGCACTTTTGCTGCAAGCTCAATTGGGTTTTGGTCTGAAACTTTTATTGGTCTCGCTGCTGGCTTAGCAGTTCCCTCATAACGGCGCCGCGGTGAGCGGCGCTCCTCTTGGGGGATGCTACAAACATGCGTAAATCCGTGTGGCTGCTCTCGGCCGGTCTGATCGCCATCTCGATCCCGGCCCACGCGCAGCAAACCGACACCGACAATCAGGCCGCGCAGCCGACCGACGGAGCTACCAGCGAAGCCGCTGCGGTCGACGATCAGGCGGTCGAGCAGCAGCCGGTAAATTCCGGTGACATCGTCGTCACCGCGACCCGACGCAACGAGGCCTTGTCGGATGTTCCGCTCGCGGTTAGCGCCGTCACCGCTGACACGCTGGAGAACAGCGGCGCAACCGACATCCGGGCGCTGTCGCAAGTCTCGCCGTCATTGTTCGTGTCCTCAAGCTCGACCGAGGCAGGCGGCGCTTCGGCGCGTATTCGCGGCATCGGAACCGTCGGCGACAACCCCGGCCTTGAAAGCTCGGTCGGTCTGTTCGTGGACGGAGTGTACCGGTCGCGCACGTCGGTCGGGTTGACCGAGCTCGGCGCGGTCGAACGTGTCGAGGTGCTGCGCGGGCCGCAGGGTACATTGTTCGGTCGAAACACGTCGGCCGGCCTGATCTCGGTGATTACCGCCAAGCCGCGTTTCACCAGCGCCGTGAATGGCCAACTGGACATCGGCAATTACAAGAGCCGCCGGGTCGAGCTGGGCGTTACAGGCCCGATCTCGGAGACGCTCGCTGGTCGCATCGACGGCGTCTATTTCAAACGCGACGGCTTCATGAAAGATGCGGTGTCGGGCCGCGAC encodes:
- the thrS gene encoding threonine--tRNA ligase → MSQMFKIALPDGSVREVPEGSTPADVAAAIGPGLAKAALAARVNGEVRDITRPFEGDSELALITSRDEKDALDLVRHDYAHVLAEAVQNLFPGTQITFGPATDDGFYYDFAPAADRGPFTDEDLPAIEEEMRRVIARDEPLIREVWQREDVRAFFERTGERFKAEWVMELPEGEPITMYRSGQAENAWMDLCRGPHLASTGKLDPQAFKLTRVSGAYWRGDPKNPMLSRIYGTAWLNKKQLDAHLVRLEEAAKRDHRRLGQEMDLFHLQAEAHGSVFWHPNGYLVWRQLEAYMRRAIDESGYQEIKTPQLMDARQWERSGHWGKYRENMFVVPDEVPNTEEEGPVITGDAQMMALKPMNCPAHVLVFNQGIKSYRDLPLRLYENGSCHRNEPHGALHGLMRVRQFTQDDAHIFCREDQIVGEVRAFCALADRVYKDFGFTYAIKLALRPEKRFGSDSDWDKAESELRNAVIEAGLATEEYGWEELPGEGAFYAPKLEWHLTDAIGRTWQVGTIQSDRVLPERLDATYIGEDGQKHRPVMLHRAIFGSYERFVGILIEHYAGKFPLWLAPVQSVVATIVSDADSYAQDVTAKLKASGIRADTDLRNEKINYKVREHSLAKVPLLLVVGKREAEEGTVALRRLGSEERQVVMTVEDVIAMMTAEGTAPDLR
- a CDS encoding acetyltransferase codes for the protein MREGTPEDVSRALAIWRDAVDATHPFLSPDDRVEIDHMVEHAFLPAVQLWMAEDDTGRPVGFLVMDRDMIDALFVDPAVHGRGYGTLLLNHALTLAPNARVDASEQATNALPFYLARGFRIVGRSPTDPQGRPYPLVHLAR
- the infC gene encoding translation initiation factor IF-3, with protein sequence MPPPYPRRPQTPPQFTGPRYNEFIQSQKVRVIDENGENLGVMYTREAFEQAQEVGLDLVEISPNADPPVAKFLDIGRFKYEAQKKANEQRKKQKTQEIKEIKMRPNIDDHDYDTKMKKVFEFIDEGDKVKVTMRFRGREMAHGELGMAVLRRVAEQTAEVAKVEAHPRMEGRQMLMVLSPK